In Gammaproteobacteria bacterium, the genomic window CTGGTCACGTTTGAAACTGAGCTAATCAAGAGGTATTTCGGGAAGTGAGGTAAGAGGTGTCTGGATATTCAGTTTAGAACGGGGTTTAGTTGAGTTCTAACAGGGTTTGGAGACAGGTTAGTGTCTTTATGTATCTAGACAGATAAAAGACGACACAGACGATTACAGGGTGTTTGATGGGAACTCAAAATGTCCTAAAGTCAATGACTTACCACTCGATAATAGTAGAAATATTAGTAGACGGAACATATCTGATATGACCATAAAACTACAATAAATAATACAAATCAATGACTTAGATATGAATAAAACAGGAGTATTTCGACGGACCTGGAACCCGTTGGGGAGCACGTGGAGATGGTCAATCTTTGTATCTTTATGATCCCGACCAGAACGTGGTAGAACTGAAGTTTTACTGAGTGATCGGTATAATTTATTTAGATATCCGACAGCGCAGGCCAGAGTGACTGGTGGCCGGCTGCCGTGACCTGATCACCCAGTTGTACAGCCCACACGCTTTCTGATCCGAAGTCATCACGCCAGGACCACAGTCTGCGCGTGTAATGCTGCAAGCTGTATTCGTGTGTGTAGCCCATTGCACCGTGGACCTGATGGGCGATGGCTGCACCGGCACCGGCTGCCTCACCCGAACGCACTTTGGCACTGGCAACGGCGATCCTTGTTCTTGGATCATCCAGCCCGTGTCGCTCTATAGCCCTGACAGCCGCATCAGCAGCCGAGCTGGCCGCTGCAGCTTCACCTGCCAGCATGGCGAGGTTGTGCTGAACTGCCTGGAAACGACCGATTGGGCGACCGAACTGCTGCCGGTCGCCAGCGTACTCAATACACTGGCCCAGAACATGGGCGAGAGCACCTGCGATCTGTTGACTGCGCATTACCGCTCCCATCTGGCTCAGGCGAGCAGATTGGTCAGGCCGACAGTTGATCACCGCAGTGGGTATGCTATTGGTGAATGCGGTATCACCAGCCGACTCCCCGGCCAGATTCTGATGAGGGCTGATATTCAGGCCAGAACAGGGCACCAGTACTGCACACAGGCTATCCCGCTGAGTACATGCCAGGACTGCAAGATGTTCTGACTTGGCGGCGAAAGCGATACGTTTTGCAGAACCGTTCAATCGCTGTTCTGAATCCAGTGTCAGTACCGTTGTGGCGACTGACATCGGGCCGGTGGGACAATTCAGGCCGGCCTCAGCCAGCAACCAGCCGGCCAGCAGAGTTTCGGCCAGTGGGACCGGGGCGGCATGAGCAGCTGCAGCCCGAGCGATCGCAAAACCGTCGGCGAGCGAACCATCGGCACCGCCATACTTTTCAGGCACCCAGGCCAATGACAGGCCAGCGGCCTCAATTGCCGTCCAAAGTTCAACAGGCCAGTCGCCGTCCTCGGCGGTGTTAACGACGGCCGGTGAGCACTGTTCTGTGAACAGTCGGGAACATGTGTCAAGAATCAGGGGGTCGACTGTAGACATCAGGGTGTGTATCCCGAGGTGATGAGCAACAAAAGTTGGCGCTTGAGTACGGAATTTCGCACAATTGGAATTCGACACGCAAATCCTTCTTACGATATGTCGCAGGGTATACAGTTTGACTCCGTCCAGATGCCAGAAGAGGCGGAGGCAATGAGACAGACCGTTCGCGATTTTCTGGCGGCAGAAATCGCCGCTGGAAATTTTGAAGCTGACGGATTCGGTATGACCACGCACTCGCCTGAGTTCAGCCGGCGCTGTGGGGAAGCCGGGTTTATCGGTATGACTTGGCCCACCACCTATGGTGGTCAGGAACGGAGCTTTCTAGAACGGTTCGTGGTAACCGAGGAGATGCTTGCCGTTGGGGCACCGGTCTGGGCACATTGGGTTGCTGACCGACAGAGTGGTCCAGTCCTGATTCGCTACGCCAAAGATGAAGTCAGACAGGACGTATTGCCGAGAATTGTTGCTGGAGAGTGTTATTTCTGCATCGGAATGAGTGAACCGGATGCGGGTTCGGACCTGTTTTCTTTGCGGTCCACAGCAAAGCCGGTAGGGGGTGGTTGGCGGATCAACGGTCGAAAAATCTGGACCAGCAATGCTCACCGGTCGCACTACATGATTGCGTTGCTGCGAACGTCTGCAGCCACGAGCGAGAACCGCCGATATGGTTTGACTCAGTTTCTGATTGCCATGGATTCGCCAGGCATTACCATACGCCCGATCCGCAATCTCACCGGCGCACATGACTTCAACGAAGTAACCTTTGACGACGTTTTTGTACCCGATAGCCATCTCATTGGTGAGGTCGACACGGCCTCCAGTCAGGCTACCAACGAATTAGCTTACGAGCGAAGCGGTCCGGAAAGGTTTCTTGAAACCATCGCCGTGCTTAAGGCCTTGATTCGTGTTGCCGGAAAGAACCCGGACAAGCGATTGTCTGAGGGTATCGGACGACTGGTGGCACAACTGTCGACACTACGACAGATGTCGGTATCTGTTGCTGGCATGCTCAGTGCAGGGAAGGTGCCGCAAGTCGAAGCGGCACTGGTGAAAGATCTCGGGACCAACTGGGAGCAGAGTTTGCCTGGCGAGGCGCGGAATTTGGTAACGAATGATTCAGCCGATCAGGAAGCCTTTGAGGCGTTTGAGGCGGTTCTAGGGCAGGCCATACTGATCGCACCTAAACTGACAATCCAAGGCGGAACCCGGGAAATTCTTCGTGGCATCATCGCCCGTGGTTTGGGCCTGCGCTAGTAAGAAACATCTCACATGGCCAATTTAAAGGCCCTTTTTTGGCCACAATCGATTGTACTGGTTGGTGCGTCGACTGATAAGACGATCATACGTGGCCGGATCGTGGAAGCCATCCAGCGTTATCCTTATACCGGTTCAATCTGCGCAGTCAGTCGATCCCACCAGATGATCGGGAATCTGAAATGTTATGCCTCGGTCGACGAACTGCCCGGTGCGG contains:
- a CDS encoding acyl-CoA/acyl-ACP dehydrogenase, with product MSTVDPLILDTCSRLFTEQCSPAVVNTAEDGDWPVELWTAIEAAGLSLAWVPEKYGGADGSLADGFAIARAAAAHAAPVPLAETLLAGWLLAEAGLNCPTGPMSVATTVLTLDSEQRLNGSAKRIAFAAKSEHLAVLACTQRDSLCAVLVPCSGLNISPHQNLAGESAGDTAFTNSIPTAVINCRPDQSARLSQMGAVMRSQQIAGALAHVLGQCIEYAGDRQQFGRPIGRFQAVQHNLAMLAGEAAAASSAADAAVRAIERHGLDDPRTRIAVASAKVRSGEAAGAGAAIAHQVHGAMGYTHEYSLQHYTRRLWSWRDDFGSESVWAVQLGDQVTAAGHQSLWPALSDI
- a CDS encoding acyl-CoA dehydrogenase family protein; this translates as MSQGIQFDSVQMPEEAEAMRQTVRDFLAAEIAAGNFEADGFGMTTHSPEFSRRCGEAGFIGMTWPTTYGGQERSFLERFVVTEEMLAVGAPVWAHWVADRQSGPVLIRYAKDEVRQDVLPRIVAGECYFCIGMSEPDAGSDLFSLRSTAKPVGGGWRINGRKIWTSNAHRSHYMIALLRTSAATSENRRYGLTQFLIAMDSPGITIRPIRNLTGAHDFNEVTFDDVFVPDSHLIGEVDTASSQATNELAYERSGPERFLETIAVLKALIRVAGKNPDKRLSEGIGRLVAQLSTLRQMSVSVAGMLSAGKVPQVEAALVKDLGTNWEQSLPGEARNLVTNDSADQEAFEAFEAVLGQAILIAPKLTIQGGTREILRGIIARGLGLR